The following is a genomic window from Syntrophorhabdales bacterium.
ACGAGCGCTGCAACGGCTGTCTGGCTTGTGTGCAGAATTGTCCGGCAAGCGCTCTCGATTACCTGGACCAGGGTAATCAGAGAAAGCTCTTACACAACATGAGTCTCTGCGCCCGATGTGGCAATTGCTGGAGGATTTGCCCGCAGCATGCGGTTGAATTCGGAGCGCTTCTTAAAGGCACATGGGATGAAGTGGTCACCATGGATCTGG
Proteins encoded in this region:
- a CDS encoding 4Fe-4S binding protein, which gives rise to MTSLFSVNERCNGCLACVQNCPASALDYLDQGNQRKLLHNMSLCARCGNCWRICPQHAVEFGALLKGTWDEVVTMDL